Proteins encoded together in one Pseudoroseomonas cervicalis window:
- a CDS encoding DUF1194 domain-containing protein produces the protein MQPVDLALCLAVDVSASVDYDEFGLMVGGLANAFRQEDIIAACGAGPRGAVAVALLFWSSGQELAVPWMRISDAAGAAALAEAIDNAPRLPAPGATALGPGMAAGLALLARCPAQATRLALDVSGDGAHNQGRPPGPVRDIGVAAGVTINGLAVLNEEPDLLAHYEAEVIGGPGAFALSCADYADFAEAIRRKLRREIGGALLVAEQQSAFFF, from the coding sequence ATGCAGCCTGTCGACCTGGCGCTGTGCCTGGCCGTCGATGTCTCGGCCAGCGTCGATTACGACGAGTTCGGCCTGATGGTGGGCGGGCTGGCCAATGCCTTCCGGCAGGAGGACATCATCGCCGCCTGCGGCGCCGGGCCGCGCGGCGCGGTGGCGGTGGCGCTGCTGTTCTGGTCCTCGGGCCAGGAGCTGGCGGTGCCCTGGATGCGGATCTCCGACGCCGCCGGCGCCGCGGCGCTGGCCGAGGCGATCGACAACGCCCCCCGCCTGCCGGCGCCGGGGGCCACCGCGCTCGGGCCCGGCATGGCGGCGGGGCTGGCCCTGCTGGCGCGCTGCCCGGCGCAAGCCACGCGCCTGGCGCTCGATGTCTCGGGCGACGGCGCGCACAATCAGGGGCGGCCGCCCGGCCCGGTGCGCGATATCGGGGTGGCCGCCGGGGTCACCATCAACGGGCTCGCCGTGCTGAACGAGGAGCCGGACCTGCTGGCGCATTACGAGGCGGAGGTGATCGGCGGGCCAGGGGCCTTCGCCCTCTCCTGCGCCGATTACGCCGATTTCGCCGAGGCCATCCGGCGGAAGTTGCGCCGCGAGATCGGCGGCGCGCTGCTTGTTGCGGAGCAGCAAAGCGCCTTCTTTTTCTGA
- a CDS encoding exopolysaccharide biosynthesis protein, whose amino-acid sequence MDGTAGAAAQGGAPEPGHGAEGATISRIVAEVAATLPGERISLGEIAEAFGERAFGLLILLLCLPSLLPGMASVFGIPMVVLGVQMGLGLRVPRLPGFVARQTVKRTDLLRLASASSRGLKPIEKLVRPREGWFITPPAERLVGWATVYAALMLILPGPGTNGPPAFGTIVMALGIVEQDSRVTGIGLGLTLAGCLFATGVLVALCWVGIKAMGWIF is encoded by the coding sequence ATGGATGGTACGGCCGGCGCGGCGGCGCAGGGAGGGGCGCCGGAGCCCGGGCACGGGGCCGAGGGGGCGACGATCTCCCGCATCGTGGCCGAGGTGGCGGCGACGCTGCCGGGCGAGCGCATCAGCCTGGGCGAGATCGCCGAGGCCTTTGGCGAGCGTGCCTTCGGCCTGCTGATCCTGCTGCTCTGCCTGCCCAGCCTGCTGCCCGGCATGGCCAGCGTCTTCGGCATCCCGATGGTGGTGTTGGGGGTGCAGATGGGGCTCGGGCTGCGGGTGCCGCGCCTGCCCGGCTTCGTCGCCCGGCAGACGGTGAAGCGCACCGACCTGCTGCGGCTGGCCTCCGCCTCCTCGCGCGGGCTGAAGCCGATCGAGAAGCTGGTGCGGCCGCGCGAGGGCTGGTTCATCACCCCGCCCGCCGAGCGGCTGGTCGGCTGGGCCACGGTCTATGCCGCGCTGATGCTGATCCTGCCCGGCCCCGGCACCAATGGCCCGCCCGCCTTCGGCACCATCGTCATGGCGCTCGGCATCGTCGAGCAGGATAGCCGCGTGACCGGCATCGGGCTCGGCCTGACGCTGGCGGGCTGCCTGTTCGCCACCGGCGTGCTGGTGGCGCTGTGCTGGGTCGGCATCAAGGCGATGGGCTGGATCTTCTGA
- a CDS encoding cob(I)yrinic acid a,c-diamide adenosyltransferase, whose amino-acid sequence MVRLDVITTRGGDGGQTSLGDGTRVAKDSLRIEAIGVVDELNAAIGLLRLHCASEPEADAMLARIQNDLFDLGADLCIPGDGADDSAERPRLRVADSQCARLEAELAAMNADLPPLRSFILPGGTPAAAHAHLVRTLARRAERVVVALAAAEAVNPVAIRYLNRLSDHAFVLSRVLNRGGDILWVPGGAR is encoded by the coding sequence ATGGTCAGGCTGGATGTGATCACCACGCGCGGCGGCGATGGCGGGCAGACCTCGCTCGGCGACGGCACGCGGGTGGCGAAGGATTCGCTGCGCATCGAGGCGATCGGCGTGGTGGACGAGCTGAACGCCGCCATCGGCCTGCTGCGCCTGCATTGCGCCAGCGAGCCCGAGGCGGATGCCATGCTGGCGCGCATCCAGAACGATCTGTTCGACCTCGGCGCCGATCTCTGCATCCCCGGCGACGGGGCGGATGATTCCGCCGAGCGCCCGCGGCTGCGCGTGGCCGACAGCCAATGCGCGAGGCTGGAGGCGGAGCTGGCGGCGATGAATGCGGATCTGCCGCCGCTGCGCTCCTTCATCCTGCCGGGCGGCACGCCGGCGGCGGCGCATGCGCATCTGGTGCGCACCCTGGCGCGGCGGGCGGAGCGGGTGGTGGTGGCGCTGGCGGCGGCGGAAGCCGTGAACCCGGTGGCGATCCGCTACCTCAACCGGCTGTCGGACCACGCCTTTGTGCTGTCGCGGGTGCTGAACCGGGGCGGCGACATCCTGTGGGTGCCCGGGGGCGCGCGATAG
- a CDS encoding cation diffusion facilitator family transporter encodes MNRATTLAAATVGVAVAVLGLKAVAWWLTGSVALMADALESIVNVAAATAALVAIRVSAAPPDANHPYGHAKAEYFSAVLEGVLIVVAALLILNESWDAWQHPSAPALPAQGLAISAFATGINGAWSWWLFRAGRKLRSPALLADARHLLADVVTSIGVVAGVAAVAMTGILWLDPLLAGLTAINILFSGWRLLRESVGGLMDEAVEPELLARIRGLVSQQAEGAIEAHDLRTRHSGRTTFVEFHLVVPGEMRVAEAHEICDRIEAALKQELGSAVITIHVEPEAKAKHQGVLVL; translated from the coding sequence ATGAACCGTGCGACGACACTCGCAGCGGCAACGGTTGGCGTGGCGGTGGCGGTGCTGGGCCTCAAGGCGGTGGCCTGGTGGCTGACCGGCAGCGTCGCGCTGATGGCCGATGCGCTGGAGTCGATCGTCAATGTCGCGGCGGCCACCGCCGCGCTGGTGGCCATCCGTGTCTCCGCCGCCCCGCCGGACGCCAACCACCCCTATGGCCATGCCAAGGCCGAGTATTTCTCGGCGGTGCTGGAAGGCGTGCTGATCGTCGTCGCGGCGCTGCTGATCCTGAACGAGAGCTGGGATGCCTGGCAGCACCCCTCGGCGCCGGCGCTGCCGGCCCAGGGCCTGGCCATCTCGGCCTTCGCCACCGGCATCAATGGCGCCTGGTCCTGGTGGCTGTTCCGCGCCGGGCGCAAGCTGCGCTCGCCGGCGCTGCTGGCCGATGCGCGGCACCTGCTGGCGGATGTGGTGACCTCGATCGGCGTGGTGGCGGGTGTCGCCGCCGTGGCGATGACGGGCATTCTCTGGCTCGACCCGCTGCTGGCCGGGCTGACGGCCATCAACATCCTGTTCTCCGGCTGGCGGCTGCTGCGCGAGAGCGTCGGCGGGCTGATGGACGAGGCGGTGGAGCCCGAGCTGCTGGCGCGCATCCGCGGCCTGGTGTCGCAGCAGGCCGAGGGCGCGATCGAGGCGCATGATCTGCGCACCCGCCATTCCGGCCGCACCACCTTCGTCGAGTTCCACCTTGTGGTGCCGGGGGAGATGCGGGTGGCCGAGGCGCATGAGATCTGCGACCGGATCGAGGCGGCGCTGAAGCAGGAGCTGGGCAGCGCCGTCATCACCATCCATGTGGAGCCGGAGGCGAAGGCCAAGCATCAGGGCGTGCTGGTGCTCTGA